The Neoarius graeffei isolate fNeoGra1 chromosome 25, fNeoGra1.pri, whole genome shotgun sequence genome includes a region encoding these proteins:
- the akap1a gene encoding A-kinase anchor protein 1, mitochondrial, translating to MLQSPLRPLVPLSALALLSWCWYTFRKTRNLCERAKEELLVPSAARKQSMVDNVAVQEAAVNGNTLAAQNVKTQCHFQPQEKQEGDQNLDRNCSPLSTTLDTSQATILTSTPIVRLRKGVRPEPEGEVSRAQVPLILAEKPETETEKEEDAFKGHSDLKVVETESFVQQPTGIVCPKEHGATTVSENQSEGGPSLNEANGLVIEVIDGATEEITAVGGGILKRKGHAELKVTPQSQVQLQKEIDENNSLAVTKKDLGALTKTVKESVSSAHKPSDPPSSFPAGKDSADGVEAEKASSKSQAVEKNSSSVSGSSEIPHALVRKNGKLSRQKADASKGANGVQCVNGENISKRATHLRNLPHTLWNIEVPAHLVGRLIGKKGMHISSLKQSSGAKIYVSTLPYTYEFQICHIEGTEVQVEKALVLIRKKFKDLDLSNRISSLQPAAVPSLPMTSWLLLPQDRTVEVIVPRVEAANYLFVQQHTHATYYGLHSLTEQMTFCYSHSGCPSLPTPVEAGVLCAALSLDGAWWRAQVIQHYKDSNMVQIRYVDYGGYVTVNLASLKQIRSDFVTLPFQASEVVLENIAPLPGKGKFSFEAKEALEELTRGIPLIMKVTGSQNGLPLVHMWRQTGEEMISVNGVLVERGLCSWLDSH from the exons ATGCTGCAGTCACCTCTCAGGCCTCTTGTACCTCTGTCAGCACTTGCTCTGCTCAGCTGGTGTTGGTACACCTTTAGGAAGACGAGGAACCTATGTGAGAGGGCTAAGGAAGAGTTGTTGGTCCCCTCTGCTGCTAGAAAGCAAAGTATGGTGGATAATGTTGCGGTGCAGGAAGCTGCTGTCAATGGAAATACGCTGGCAGCACAGAATGTAAAAACACAGTGCCATTTTCAGCCTCAGGAAAAACAAGAGGGTGATCAAAATCTTGACCGTAACTGCTCTCCGCTTAGCACTACCCTGGATACCTCACAAGCCACTATCCTCACCTCTACTCCAATTGTACGACTTCGAAAAGGAGTTCGCCCTGAACCGGAAGGGGAGGTTTCTAGAGCTCAAGTGCCTCTGATTCTGGCCGAGAAGCCAGAAACGGAGACGGAAAAAGAGGAAGACGCCTTTAAAGGTCACTCGGACTTGAAAGTGGTTGAGACGGAGTCTTTTGTGCAGCAGCCAACAGGGATTGTGTGCCCCAAAGAACATGGAGCCACTACTGTGTCTGAAAATCAAAGTGAAGGAGGCCCAAGCCTGAATGAAGCTAATGGCCTGGTCATCGAGGTCATTGACGGTGCTACAGAAGAGATCACAGCAGTTGGTGGTggcattttaaaaagaaaaggtcATGCGGAACTGAAGGTGACTCCACAAAGCCAAGTGCAACTTCAAAAAGAAATCGATGAGAATAACAGTTTAGCGGTCACTAAGAAAGATCTTGGTGCTCTGACTAAGACGGTGAAGGAAAGTGTCTCTTCAGCACACAAGCCGAGTGACCCCCCTTCATCATTCCCAGCAGGAAAGGATTCAGCGGATGGGGTAGAAGCAGAGAAGGCTTcgagcaagtctcaagctgtggAGAAAAACTCTTCCAGTGTTTCAGGATCTTCTGAAATTCCCCATGCCTTAGTGCGAAAAAATGGAAAACTCTCAAGACAAAAGGCAGATGCTTCAAAAG GTGCGAATGGAGTACAGTGTGTGAATGGGGAGAACATCAGCAAAAGAGCCACGCATTTGAGGAATTTGCCCCACACTCTGTGGAACATAGAGGTGCCAGCA CACCTTGTTGGGCGATTAATTGGAAAGAAAGGGATGCACATTTCCTCCCTGAAGCAAAGTTCTGGTGCAAAGATCTACGTATCTACTCTTCCATACACATACGAGTTTCAGATCTGTCATATAGAGG GGACAGAGGTGCAAGTGGAAAAAGCTCTGGTGCTAATCAGAAAAAAGTTCAAAGATTTGGATTTGAGCAACCGCATAAGCAGTTTACAACCTGCTGCAGTCCCGTCTCTACCCATGACTTCCTGG CTGCTGCTCCCTCAGGACAGAACTGTGGAGGTCATTGTACCACGGGTGGAGGCAGCAAACTACCTATTTGTTCAGCAGCACACACATGCCACCTATTATGGCCTGCACAGTCTCACAGAGCAGATGACGTTCtgctactctcactcaggatgccCCAGCTTGCCCACTCCTGTAGAAG CAGGAGTGTTATGCGCGGCTCTGTCTCTAGACGGTGCCTGGTGGAGAGCTCAGGTTATTCAGCATTACAAAGACTCCAATATGGTACAGATCAGATACGTGGACTATGGAGGTTACGTGACTGTTAACCTTGCGTCTCTGAAGCAGAtcag ATCCGATTTTGTGACGTTGCCTTTCCAAGCGTCTGAAGTTGTGTTAGAAAACATTGCACCTTTGCCTG GAAAGGGGAAGTTTTCATTTGAAGCCAAAGAGGCTCTTGAGGAATTGACACGAGGGATTCCTTTAATCATGAAG GTGACTGGTAGTCAAAATGGACTGCCCTTAGTGCACATGTGGCGACAGACAGGGGAAGAG ATGATTTCGGTGAATGGAGTACTGGTGGAGCGTGGGCTTTGCTCGTGGTTGGACAGCCACTGA